One window of the Ammospiza nelsoni isolate bAmmNel1 chromosome 2, bAmmNel1.pri, whole genome shotgun sequence genome contains the following:
- the NR0B1 gene encoding nuclear receptor subfamily 0 group B member 1, which yields MACRCCSEGRRHSSILYSILRSQEERAVPAAGPAPRGCPCGSRRRVALRSPQVACKAASAVLVKTLRFVQNVPCFQELPLDEQLLLVRSCWAPLLLLGLAQERVHLETVESAEPSMLQRILTARQHGERPPAPAPAPAPAPGRPHHGPHPPSAGDIQAIKGFLAKCWSLDISTKEYAYLKGTVLFNPDLPGLQCTQYIEGLQREAQEALNEHVRLIHRGDEARFAKLNVVLSLLRSINANVVAELFFRPIIGAVNMDDMLLEMLCAKL from the exons ATGGCGTGCCGCTGCTGCTCGGAGGGCCGGCGGCACAGCAGCATCCTCTACAGCATCCTCCGCAGCCAGGAGGAGCGGGCCGTgccggcggccgggccggcgccccggggctgcccgTGCGGGTCGCGGCGCAGGGTGGCCCTGCGGAGCCCGCAGGTGGCTTGCAAGGCGGCCTCGGCCGTGCTGGTGAAGACGCTGCGCTTCGTGCAGAACGTGCCCTGCTTCCAGGAGCTGCCGCTGGacgagcagctgctgctggtgcgCAGCTGCTGGGcgcccctgctgctgctggggctggcgcAGGAGCGGGTGCACCTGGAGACGGTGGAGAGCGCGGAGCCCAGCATGCTGCAGCGCATCCTCACCGCCCGGCAGCACGGCGAGCGCCcgccggcaccggcaccggcaccggcaccggcaccgggccGGCCGCACCACGGCCCGCACCCGCCCTCGGCCGGAGACATCCAGGCCATCAAGGGCTTCCTGGCCAAGTGCTGGAGCCTGGACATCAGCACCAAAGAGTACGCCTACCTCAAGGGGACGGTGCTCTTCAACCCGG atctaCCTGGACTGCAGTGTACACAGTACATTGAAGGATTGCAGAGGGAAGCACAAGAAGCTCTAAATGAACATGTCAGACTCATTCACAGAGGTGATGAAGCCAGATTTGCCAAGCTCAATGTTGTTCTCTCCTTGTTGAGATCTATTAATGCTAATGTGGTTGCTGAATTATTCTTCAGGCCAATCATTGGAGCAGTGAACATGGATGACATGCTTTTGGAAATGCTTTGTgcaaaattataa